The following proteins are encoded in a genomic region of Catellatospora sp. TT07R-123:
- a CDS encoding glucose-6-phosphate dehydrogenase assembly protein OpcA, protein MLALWDTTGNEVVRKLAAERRNAGGVASGLALNLVVIVDEGRVRQVEDAATIAAASHPCRLLVVSRGPVAGVDAATANAKDRLDAEIVVGGRLGPCEAVIMRMHGRLALHSESVVMPLLAPDVPVVTWWHGTPPEHIAYDPLGVVAERRVTDIAQCADPEAALRQRALDYAPGDTDLSWTRLTGWRSLIAGAFDTGNSTAISAVVYTGAADPLGALLRGWIVSRTGIPVRLADSADGGRLSGVDFALADGGTLSLHSTGDGMALLRKTGQLDLVMPLLQRRLGEELAEELQRLDADQPYSRALSAATGVAGLGERPAVRTHIWQDPAWAQPVGASA, encoded by the coding sequence ATGCTAGCCCTGTGGGACACCACCGGTAACGAGGTGGTGCGCAAGCTCGCCGCGGAGCGGCGCAACGCCGGCGGCGTGGCCAGCGGCCTGGCGCTGAACCTGGTCGTCATCGTGGACGAGGGCCGGGTCCGCCAGGTCGAGGACGCGGCCACCATCGCCGCGGCCTCGCACCCCTGCCGCCTGCTCGTGGTCAGCCGCGGGCCGGTCGCCGGGGTCGACGCGGCCACCGCCAACGCCAAGGACCGGCTCGACGCCGAGATCGTGGTCGGCGGGCGCCTCGGCCCGTGCGAGGCCGTGATCATGCGGATGCACGGCCGCCTGGCGCTGCACAGCGAGTCGGTGGTCATGCCGCTGCTCGCCCCGGACGTGCCGGTGGTCACCTGGTGGCACGGCACCCCGCCGGAGCACATCGCGTACGACCCGCTCGGCGTCGTGGCCGAGCGCCGGGTCACCGACATCGCCCAGTGCGCCGACCCCGAGGCGGCCCTGCGCCAGCGGGCGCTGGACTACGCCCCGGGCGACACCGACCTGTCCTGGACCCGGCTGACCGGCTGGCGCTCGCTGATCGCGGGCGCCTTCGACACCGGCAACAGCACCGCGATCTCGGCGGTGGTGTACACCGGGGCCGCCGACCCGCTCGGCGCGCTGCTGCGCGGCTGGATCGTCTCGCGCACCGGCATCCCGGTGCGGCTGGCCGACTCGGCCGACGGCGGCAGGCTCAGCGGCGTCGACTTCGCGCTGGCCGACGGCGGCACGCTCAGCCTGCACAGCACCGGCGACGGCATGGCGCTGCTGCGCAAGACCGGCCAGCTCGACCTGGTGATGCCGCTGCTGCAGCGGCGCCTCGGCGAGGAGCTGGCCGAGGAGCTGCAGCGGCTCGACGCCGACCAGCCGTACTCGCGGGCGCTGTCGGCGGCGACCGGGGTGGCCGGGCTCGGCGAGCGGCCCGCCGTGCGCACCCACATCTGGCAGGACCCGGCCTGGGCCCAGCCGGTGGGGGCGAGCGCATGA
- the pgl gene encoding 6-phosphogluconolactonase: protein MTVVVHADATVLAEAVAARLLVKLIDAQAVHGGAHAVLTGGRVAAAVYRAVLASPARAAVDWSRVDLWWGDERFLPSGDPDRNETQARAALLDALPLDPARVHPMPPADGPDGADPELAARRYAGELAAAGDGRLPRFDVLLLGVGEDGHVASVFPGFPVADGLVGAVTDSPKPPPVRTTLTPAAINTADEVWLIAAGADKAEAVGTALTSGGLPAATVHGTSRTLWLLDAAAASRVPAPDRVPTR, encoded by the coding sequence ATGACCGTGGTGGTGCACGCCGACGCGACGGTGCTCGCGGAGGCGGTCGCGGCGCGGCTGCTGGTGAAGCTGATCGACGCCCAGGCCGTGCACGGCGGCGCCCACGCGGTGCTGACCGGCGGCCGGGTCGCCGCCGCGGTCTACCGGGCGGTGCTGGCCAGCCCCGCCCGCGCCGCGGTCGACTGGTCGCGGGTCGACCTGTGGTGGGGCGACGAGCGGTTCCTGCCCTCGGGCGACCCCGACCGCAACGAGACCCAGGCGCGGGCGGCTCTGCTGGACGCGCTGCCGCTCGATCCGGCCCGGGTGCACCCGATGCCACCGGCCGACGGCCCCGACGGCGCAGATCCCGAACTGGCGGCCCGCCGCTACGCCGGGGAGCTGGCCGCGGCGGGCGACGGGCGGCTGCCGCGCTTCGACGTGCTGCTGCTGGGCGTCGGCGAGGACGGGCACGTGGCCTCGGTCTTCCCCGGGTTCCCGGTGGCTGACGGCCTGGTCGGCGCGGTAACCGACAGCCCCAAGCCGCCGCCGGTGCGCACCACGCTCACCCCGGCCGCGATCAACACGGCCGACGAGGTGTGGCTGATCGCGGCGGGCGCCGACAAGGCCGAGGCGGTCGGCACCGCCCTGACCTCGGGCGGGCTGCCCGCCGCCACGGTGCACGGGACCTCGCGCACGCTGTGGCTGCTGGACGCGGCCGCCGCGTCCCGCGTCCCCGCGCCGGACCGCGTCCCCACGCGGTAG
- the secG gene encoding preprotein translocase subunit SecG: protein MPIGFAYAMIVLLIITSALLTLLVLLHRGKGGGLSSMFGGGVSSSLAGSSVAEKNLDRYTVLVGIVWFACIVGLGLWLKLEMAG, encoded by the coding sequence ATGCCGATCGGCTTCGCCTACGCAATGATCGTGTTGCTGATCATCACCAGCGCCCTGCTGACCCTGCTGGTGCTGCTGCACCGAGGCAAGGGCGGCGGCCTGTCCAGCATGTTCGGCGGTGGCGTCTCGTCGAGCCTGGCCGGGTCCTCCGTGGCGGAGAAGAACCTCGACCGGTACACCGTGCTGGTGGGCATCGTCTGGTTCGCCTGCATCGTCGGCCTGGGCCTCTGGCTCAAGCTGGAGATGGCCGGCTGA
- a CDS encoding ABC transporter substrate-binding protein yields the protein MPLLRMRRMTAAAVALVAAGAVAACDSAADSSQSVTSGGTLRVVMTQLPSHLDPQKIAAALDSNVSRLLSRTLTTYKSEPGAAGSELVPDLATDLGRPSENNTVWEFKLREGVKWEDGAAINCQQLKYGVERNFSSLFKSGLPYAKLMLADNATPYEGPYSGKELDSVSCDDSRTIKFKLKQPTGDFNYTVALSVFSPAKPGADGDKDAYDLRPLSNGPYRVEPRISPDKITLIRNEHWSSSVDSVRKAYPDKIEIVKNENDPAVTNALIQDQGGDRNSVLLNSNVAPNFLQQVVNDPDLSKRTATGPTGAVRYFAINTKLVKDLRCRQALVYAFNKRKYRQAMGGSIIGDLATSMIPPGLAAHAKFDHYDTLLDGDGNEDKAIALIDQAKNAGVTCPDTINVALPDNDTIARYVKTMVDAYLRIGVKVNLKRLDADTYWDLIADSGHSYQLVYAGWLPDWANGSAVIPPLFDSSLVQPPGELSGSNYSFLKDAEVDQAIKEATSEPDLARQYKLWGELDGKLSQMAVTIPVLYPNAIRMSGSNVGGLFIHSQFGMPDLAALGLLDPTIATDVASSPS from the coding sequence ATGCCTCTCCTGCGTATGCGCCGCATGACCGCCGCCGCCGTGGCGCTCGTCGCCGCGGGCGCCGTCGCCGCCTGCGACTCTGCGGCCGACTCCAGCCAATCCGTCACCTCGGGCGGCACGCTGCGGGTCGTGATGACGCAGCTGCCCTCCCACCTGGACCCGCAGAAGATCGCCGCGGCGCTCGACTCCAACGTCAGCCGCCTGCTGTCGCGCACGCTCACGACGTACAAGTCCGAGCCCGGCGCGGCCGGCAGCGAGCTGGTGCCCGACCTGGCCACCGACCTCGGCCGGCCCAGCGAGAACAACACCGTGTGGGAGTTCAAGCTGCGCGAGGGCGTGAAGTGGGAGGACGGCGCCGCGATCAACTGCCAGCAGCTGAAGTACGGCGTCGAGCGCAACTTCTCCTCGCTGTTCAAGTCGGGCCTGCCGTACGCGAAGCTGATGCTGGCCGACAACGCGACGCCCTACGAGGGCCCGTACAGCGGCAAGGAGCTGGACTCGGTCAGCTGCGACGACTCGCGCACGATCAAGTTCAAGCTGAAGCAGCCCACCGGCGACTTCAACTACACGGTCGCGCTGTCGGTGTTCTCCCCGGCCAAGCCGGGTGCCGACGGCGACAAGGACGCCTACGACCTGCGCCCGCTGTCCAACGGGCCGTACCGGGTGGAGCCCCGGATCAGCCCTGACAAGATCACGCTGATCCGCAACGAGCACTGGTCTTCCTCGGTCGACAGCGTCCGCAAGGCGTACCCGGACAAGATCGAGATCGTCAAGAACGAGAACGACCCGGCCGTCACCAACGCGCTGATCCAGGACCAGGGCGGCGACCGCAACTCGGTGCTGCTCAACAGCAACGTCGCGCCGAACTTCCTGCAGCAGGTCGTCAACGACCCCGACCTGTCCAAGCGGACGGCGACCGGCCCCACCGGCGCGGTGCGCTACTTCGCGATCAACACGAAGCTGGTCAAGGACCTGCGCTGCCGCCAGGCACTGGTGTACGCGTTCAACAAGCGCAAGTACCGCCAGGCGATGGGCGGCTCGATCATCGGCGACCTGGCCACCTCGATGATCCCGCCGGGTCTGGCCGCGCACGCGAAGTTCGACCACTACGACACCCTGCTCGACGGCGACGGCAACGAGGACAAGGCCATCGCGCTGATCGACCAGGCCAAGAACGCCGGTGTCACCTGCCCCGACACGATCAACGTGGCGCTGCCGGACAACGACACCATCGCCCGGTACGTCAAGACGATGGTCGACGCGTACCTGCGCATCGGGGTGAAGGTCAACCTCAAGCGGCTGGACGCCGACACGTACTGGGACCTGATCGCCGACTCGGGCCACTCGTACCAGCTGGTCTACGCGGGCTGGCTGCCCGACTGGGCCAACGGCTCGGCGGTCATCCCGCCGCTGTTCGACAGCAGCCTCGTGCAGCCGCCGGGCGAGCTGAGCGGCTCGAACTACTCGTTCCTCAAGGACGCCGAGGTGGACCAGGCGATCAAGGAGGCGACCTCGGAGCCGGACCTGGCGCGCCAGTACAAGCTGTGGGGCGAGCTGGACGGCAAGCTCTCGCAGATGGCCGTCACGATCCCGGTGCTCTATCCCAACGCGATCCGGATGTCCGGCTCGAACGTCGGCGGGTTGTTCATCCATTCGCAGTTCGGTATGCCCGATCTGGCCGCCCTTGGCCTGCTCGATCCGACCATCGCGACGGATGTGGCCTCCTCGCCCTCCTGA